The following are encoded in a window of Amaranthus tricolor cultivar Red isolate AtriRed21 chromosome 2, ASM2621246v1, whole genome shotgun sequence genomic DNA:
- the LOC130806040 gene encoding ribulose-1,5 bisphosphate carboxylase/oxygenase large subunit N-methyltransferase, chloroplastic, protein MAEPSTILFRTTLLHFPSFFNQTHHNPSLFIKPIFHTSTTKPTSEHPISRIRCSISTSEAPSSTSTEKILWGCEADSLENAEALQKWLNGSGLPAQKMKIEKVDVGERGLVANNNIRKGEKLLFVPPSLVITADSEWGCPEAGEVLKRNSVPDWPLLATYLISEASLKGSSRWSNYISALPRQPYSLLYWTRSELDRYLEASQIRERAIERSNDVIGTYNDLKLRIFSKHPELFPEQVFNMETFRWSFGILFSRLVRLPSMDGNVALVPWADMLNHSCEVETFLDYDKSSEGIVFTTDRSYQPGEQVFISYGKKSNGELLLSYGFVPKEGTNPSDSAELSLSLKKSDQCYKEKLEVLKKYGLSGSHCFPLRVTGWPVEMMAYAYLVVSPPFMLKQFDEMAAIASNTTKSKKDIRYPELDEQALQFILDSCEASIAKYSKFLQASGTMDLDVTSPKQLNRRLFLKQLAVDLCNSERRILYRTQYILRRRLRDIRSGELRALRIFDGFRNLFK, encoded by the exons ATGGCGGAACCTTCAACAATCCTCTTTCGAACCACCCTACTCCATTTCCCATCTTTCTTCAATCAAACCCATCATAATCCTTCATTATTTATAAAACCCATTTTCCATACAAGTACAACCAAACCCACCTCAGAACACCCTATTTCTCGAATTCGGTGCTCCATTTCCACTTCTGAAGCTCCATCTTCTACTTCAACGGAAAAAATTTTATGGGGATGTGAAGCTGACTCTTTGGAGAATGCTGAAGCCTTGCAGAAATGGCTAAATGGATCGGGTCTTCCTGCTCAGAAAATGAAGATAGAGAAGGTGGATGTTGGAGAAAGAGGTCTAGttgctaataataatattagaaaAGGGGAAAAGTTACTCTTTGTTCCTCCTTCTCTTGTTATTACTGCTGATTCG GAGTGGGGCTGTCCTGAAGCTGGTGAAGTGCTGAAAAGAAATTCTGTGCCGGATTGGCCGTTGCTTGCAACATACCTAATAAGTGAAGCAAGTCTAAAGGGTTCATCAAGATGGAGCAATTATATATCAGCCTTGCCTCGGCAACCCTATTCACTTTTGTACTG GACACGTTCGGAACTGGATAGATATTTGGAAGCTTCCCAGATTCGAGAAAGAGCTATCGAAAGGAGTAACGATGTAATTGGAAC ATACAACGATTTAAAGCTCAGGATATTCTCTAAGCACCCTGAGTTATTTCCTGAACAA GTGTTCAACATGGAAACTTTTAGATGGTCATTTGGCATCCTTTTCTCTCGATTG GTaagattgccctcaatggatgGTAATGTAGCATTGGTACCATGGGCAGATATGTTAAACCACAGTTGTGAG GTGGAAACTTTTTTGGATTATGACAAGTCTTCAGAGGGTATCGTCTTCACAACTGACCGTTCTTACCAGCCAGGTGAGCAG GTGTTTATATCATATGGGAAAAAATCTAATGGGGAGCTATTGCTGTCATATGGTTTTGTTCCGAAAGAAGGAACTAATCCTTCTGATTCTGCTGAATTGTCTTTGTCGCTTAAGAAATCCGACCAATGTTACAAGGAGAAGCTGGAAGTTTTGAAGAAATATGGCTTATCAGG GTCTCACTGCTTTCCTCTGCGAGTGACGGGTTGGCCGGTGGAGATGATGGCATACGCCTATTTGGTAGTCAGTCCACCATTCATGCTAAAACAATTCGACGAG ATGGCTGCTATAGCATCAAATACAACAAAGTCGAAGAAGGATATTAGGTACCCCGAATTGGACGAGCAAGCTTTACAATTCATTTTAGATAGTTGTGAAGCGAGCATTGCAAAATACTCGAAATTCTTGCAG GCTAGCGGAACGATGGATTTGGATGTGACCTCGCCAAAGCAGCTCAACCGAAGATTGTTCTTGAAGCAACTAGCCGTAGACTTGTGTAACAGCGAGAGGAGGATATTGTACCGCACTCAATAT ATACTACGAAGGAGGTTAAGAGACATAAGATCCGGTGAACTGAGAGCTCTTCGAATATTTGATGGGTTTCGGAACTTGTTTAAGTGA
- the LOC130806046 gene encoding protein OBERON 2-like isoform X2, with protein MDPRLGQNQGRESPTESASSRDTSPTMDGIVVKKREDERNDNDCFEQSVVRRIFTGEKVTLRNIAEERVDVISEKMQILPEEYLEDLKNGLRVILEGNGGSQQREEFLSLQKLVQSRSDLTPKSLLRAHRVQLEVLVAMKMGIQAFLHRNVCLSQSSLIEIFAYKKCRNIACQNQLPVDDCTCEVCTNKSGFCNVCMCVICSKFDFEVNTCRWIGCDICSHWTHTDCAIRDGLICMGASRVGTGQPEMVFRCRACNRTSELLGWVKDVFQHCVPSWNRTALLTELDIVGRIFRGSEDVKGRKLFWKCEELIEKMKGGLAESTACRAILMFFQELEADPSRNAGVGEGGRLLAPQEACKQIAEVVQEAIRKMEMVADEKLRMLKKARMALETCDRELEDKAREVAELKLERQRRKQQIDELESIVKLKQAEADMFQLKADETRREAEMLQNIALAKSDKSEEDYRSRYLKLKLSEAEAEKQYLFQKMKC; from the exons ATGGATCCTAGATTAGGACAGAATCAGGGCCGGGAATCGCCAACCGAGAGTGCGAGTTCACGTGATACTTCGCCTACTATGGATGGAATTGTGGTGAAGAAACGAGAGGATGAGAGGAATGATAATGATTGTTTTGAGCAATCGGTAGTCAGAAGGATTTTTACAGGAGAAAAAGTTACTCTCCGTAATATAGCTGAAGAAAGGGTTGACGTCATATCGGAAAAAATGCAAATTCTTCCTGAGGAATACCTTGAAGACTTGAAGAATGGGTTGCGTGTTATTCTTGAGGGAAATGGTGGTTCACAACAGAGGGAAGAATTTTTAAGCTTACAAAAGCTTGTTCAGAGTAGGTCGGATTTGACCCCTAAGAGTTTACTTAGAGCTCACCGAGTGCAACTCGAAGTTCTTGTTGCTATGAAAATGGGAATTCAGGCTTTCTTACATCGGAATGTTTGCCTTTCTCAATCTTCTCTCATTGAGATTTTTGCCTATAAGAAATGTAGAAACATAGCATGCCAAAACCAGCTTCCTGTAGATGACTGTACCTGTGAAGTCTGCACAAACAAAAGTGGTTTCTGTAATGTTTGTATGTGTGTTATATGTAGCAAGTTTGATTTCGAAGTGAATACTTGCCGATGGATTGGTTGCGACATATGTTCACATTGGACCCATACAGATTGTGCAATTCGTGATGGCTTGATTTGTATGGGTGCTTCTAGGGTTGGCACAGGACAGCCTGAGATGGTGTTTAGGTGTCGGGCTTGTAATAGGACCTCTGAACTTTTGGGTTGGGTTAAAGATGTATTTCAACATTGTGTGCCCTCGTGGAACCGGACTGCTCTCTTGACGGAACTTGACATTGTTGGCCGTATTTTCCGTGGAAGTGAAGATGTTAAAGGCAGGAAGTTATTCTGGAAGTGTGAGGAGCTTATTGAAAAGATGAAGGGTGGTCTAGCTGAGTCAACAGCTTGCAGAGCAATCCTGATGTTCTTCCAAG AGCTTGAGGCGGACCCATCTAGAAATGCAGGAGTAGGGGAAGGTGGAAGGCTATTAGCACCACAAGAGGCTTGCAAACAGATTGCGGAAGTGGTGCAGGAAGCTATAAGGAAAATGGAAATGGTTGCTGATGAAAAGCTTCGAATGTTGAAGAAAGCCCGCATGGCTCTTGAGACTTGTGACCGTGAGCTCGAGGACAAAGCTAGGGAAGTGGCAGAACTGAAGCTTGAGAGGCAGAGGAGGAAGCAGCAGATAGATGAGCTTGAGAGCATTGTGAAACTTAAACAGGCAGAAGCGGACATGTTCCAGCTTAAGGCTGATGAAACAAGACGAGAAGCTGAGATGCTACAGAACATTGCTCTTGCCAAATCGGACAAATCAGAGGAAGATTATCGCAGTAGATACCTAAAACTAAAGCTAAGCGAAGCAGAGGCAGAAAAGCAATATCTATTCCAGAAAATGAAG TGCTGA
- the LOC130806042 gene encoding uncharacterized protein LOC130806042 isoform X2 — protein MGPKKRRTKQPKLFTVGDTIPIGPGIEFRHDEDDAWYNVQIVLIADTLIVKFVEFPDDEDVQFHVADFIDYDEIFKFLRRFRPLCLQLEGSDCSEVKLGIRVCALLDLGDNGRRYFDAIVEGVKRKEHTIMDGIENCSCSVVLSWMHGPKAGTLTLARVEDLCLIRSQKQLDPRLACFSELVKWKHGITLPKLITEDINQISEGEKPMGEALSHDGDILGYESSEDIDLGGGDRAPAKRRQNRDYNIGSMDKEACSFFVVDNLEKDVTPSTISDFIREQTGVEIDAFVFLSFPSQTYTRGALVVDSDEHLEILCNFVAKSDQMITSSKGRPWVVLDSSANEWVRPSFWCLEPEHQSADDGLKVVKLGSEEYRKAEKLRELFLNFTDHQEKLFERLVMEEQRILDG, from the exons ATGGGACCCAAAAAGCGAAGAACGAAGCAACCCAAACTATTCACTGTCGGCGACACTATCCCAATCGGACCAGGAATTGAATTCCGGCACGATGAAGATGATGCATGGTACAATGTTCAGATTGTACTAATAGCCGATACTTTAATCGTTAAATTCGTGGAATTTCCAGATGATGAAGATGTCCAGTTTCATGTCGCTGATTTCATCGATTATGACgaaattttcaaatttcttcGACGTTTTCGACCGTTGTGTTTGCAATTAGAGGGTTCGGATTGTTCAGAGGTTAAATTGGGTATTAGAGTTTGTGCTCTTTTGGATTTGGGTGATAATGGCCGACGGTATTTCGACGCCATTGTTGAAGGG GTGAAACGTAAGGAGCATACAATCATGGATGGAATTGAGAATTGCTCGTGTTCTGTTGTTCTTTCATGGATGCATGGTCCAAAAGCAGGGACACTGACATTAGCTAGAGTTGAGGACCTTTGCCTTATTCGGTCTCAGAAACAGCTTGATCCTCGGCTTGCTTGCTTTTCGGAACTAGTTAAGTGGAAACATGGAATAACATTGCCTAAGTTGATCACTGAGGATATAAATCAG ATATCAGAAGGTGAAAAACCGATGGGAGAAGCGTTGTCACATGATGGAG ATATTTTGGGTTATGAAAGCAGTGAAGACATAGATCTCGGAGGAGGAGATCGTGCCCCTGCAAAACGTAGGCAAAATAGAGACTATAATATTGGCTCGATGGATAAAGAAGCATGCTCTTTTTTTGTCGTTGATAATTTGGAAAAGGATGTAACCCCCTCAACAATTTCGGACTTTATACGAGAACAAACCGGTGTTGAAATTGATGCTTTTGTCTTCTTGAGTTTCCCATCACAGACATATACTAGAGGAGCTCTTGTCGTTGATTCTGATGAGCATCTTGAGATTTTGTGTAATTTCGTGGCTAAATCAGATCAAATGATCACATCGTCAAAGGGAAG GCCATGGGTTGTGCTTGATTCTTCAGCAAATGAATGGGTGAGGCCTTCTTTTTGGTGCTTGGAACCAGAACATCAG TCAGCTGATGACGGATTGAAAGTTGTCAAGTTAGGGAGCGAGGAATACCGCAAGGCAGAGAAGCTGAGGGAGTTGTTTCTAAACTTCACAGACCATCAGGAGAAACTATTTGAAAGGTTGGTGATGGAAGAGCAACGTATACTAGATGGCTGA
- the LOC130806046 gene encoding OBERON-like protein isoform X1, which produces MDPRLGQNQGRESPTESASSRDTSPTMDGIVVKKREDERNDNDCFEQSVVRRIFTGEKVTLRNIAEERVDVISEKMQILPEEYLEDLKNGLRVILEGNGGSQQREEFLSLQKLVQSRSDLTPKSLLRAHRVQLEVLVAMKMGIQAFLHRNVCLSQSSLIEIFAYKKCRNIACQNQLPVDDCTCEVCTNKSGFCNVCMCVICSKFDFEVNTCRWIGCDICSHWTHTDCAIRDGLICMGASRVGTGQPEMVFRCRACNRTSELLGWVKDVFQHCVPSWNRTALLTELDIVGRIFRGSEDVKGRKLFWKCEELIEKMKGGLAESTACRAILMFFQELEADPSRNAGVGEGGRLLAPQEACKQIAEVVQEAIRKMEMVADEKLRMLKKARMALETCDRELEDKAREVAELKLERQRRKQQIDELESIVKLKQAEADMFQLKADETRREAEMLQNIALAKSDKSEEDYRSRYLKLKLSEAEAEKQYLFQKMKVQESSRALHASDGNDSSHLFSNALKNVYSSADCQTSERNSGRKNP; this is translated from the exons ATGGATCCTAGATTAGGACAGAATCAGGGCCGGGAATCGCCAACCGAGAGTGCGAGTTCACGTGATACTTCGCCTACTATGGATGGAATTGTGGTGAAGAAACGAGAGGATGAGAGGAATGATAATGATTGTTTTGAGCAATCGGTAGTCAGAAGGATTTTTACAGGAGAAAAAGTTACTCTCCGTAATATAGCTGAAGAAAGGGTTGACGTCATATCGGAAAAAATGCAAATTCTTCCTGAGGAATACCTTGAAGACTTGAAGAATGGGTTGCGTGTTATTCTTGAGGGAAATGGTGGTTCACAACAGAGGGAAGAATTTTTAAGCTTACAAAAGCTTGTTCAGAGTAGGTCGGATTTGACCCCTAAGAGTTTACTTAGAGCTCACCGAGTGCAACTCGAAGTTCTTGTTGCTATGAAAATGGGAATTCAGGCTTTCTTACATCGGAATGTTTGCCTTTCTCAATCTTCTCTCATTGAGATTTTTGCCTATAAGAAATGTAGAAACATAGCATGCCAAAACCAGCTTCCTGTAGATGACTGTACCTGTGAAGTCTGCACAAACAAAAGTGGTTTCTGTAATGTTTGTATGTGTGTTATATGTAGCAAGTTTGATTTCGAAGTGAATACTTGCCGATGGATTGGTTGCGACATATGTTCACATTGGACCCATACAGATTGTGCAATTCGTGATGGCTTGATTTGTATGGGTGCTTCTAGGGTTGGCACAGGACAGCCTGAGATGGTGTTTAGGTGTCGGGCTTGTAATAGGACCTCTGAACTTTTGGGTTGGGTTAAAGATGTATTTCAACATTGTGTGCCCTCGTGGAACCGGACTGCTCTCTTGACGGAACTTGACATTGTTGGCCGTATTTTCCGTGGAAGTGAAGATGTTAAAGGCAGGAAGTTATTCTGGAAGTGTGAGGAGCTTATTGAAAAGATGAAGGGTGGTCTAGCTGAGTCAACAGCTTGCAGAGCAATCCTGATGTTCTTCCAAG AGCTTGAGGCGGACCCATCTAGAAATGCAGGAGTAGGGGAAGGTGGAAGGCTATTAGCACCACAAGAGGCTTGCAAACAGATTGCGGAAGTGGTGCAGGAAGCTATAAGGAAAATGGAAATGGTTGCTGATGAAAAGCTTCGAATGTTGAAGAAAGCCCGCATGGCTCTTGAGACTTGTGACCGTGAGCTCGAGGACAAAGCTAGGGAAGTGGCAGAACTGAAGCTTGAGAGGCAGAGGAGGAAGCAGCAGATAGATGAGCTTGAGAGCATTGTGAAACTTAAACAGGCAGAAGCGGACATGTTCCAGCTTAAGGCTGATGAAACAAGACGAGAAGCTGAGATGCTACAGAACATTGCTCTTGCCAAATCGGACAAATCAGAGGAAGATTATCGCAGTAGATACCTAAAACTAAAGCTAAGCGAAGCAGAGGCAGAAAAGCAATATCTATTCCAGAAAATGAAGGTACAAGAGAGTTCTCGTGCTCTGCATGCTAGTGATGGGAATGATTCTTCGCATCTTTTCTCTAACGCACTGAAAAACGTTTACTCTAGTGCTGATTGCCAGACTAGTGAGAGGAATTCTGGAAGAAAGAATCCATGA
- the LOC130806045 gene encoding uncharacterized protein LOC130806045 — translation MAYSCLLRNPLSWLAVLGSLLAFSRSTNFWFLTILLTSSALILCPVIILRAKRCQKKSITREDLCGTSTEEVVLESSSQDKVSSVNQTSSSEEEELKKEKEDKTRDTYLVRSSVEALLSDSESVDHTTSSEDSEVDWMFRENLSNDSTNYSDGSISDEEGLIEIALPTGHYVDSQRAQEQQSWYGFQQKWTDCSLESHFRHQNWMEMLNEMNDDNFIEIDLCMGSIKCSRFEIQA, via the coding sequence ATGGCCTATTCATGTTTACTAAGGAACCCATTATCTTGGCTCGCTGTCTTAGGCTCATTACTTGCATTTTCTCGCTCAACAAATTTTTGGTTTCTTACAATCCTACTCACATCATCAGCTCTTATTCTATGTCCTGTAATCATCTTACGTGCAAAGCGATGTCAGAAGAAATCGATAACACGAGAAGATTTGTGTGGAACTTCAACCGAGGAGGTAGTTTTAGAATCAAGTAGTCAAGATAAGGTTAGCTCGGTGAATCAAACATCATCATCAGAAGAAGAAGAGTTAAAAAAGGAGAAGGAAGATAAAACAAGGGATACTTACCTGGTAAGATCATCAGTAGAAGCACTACTGTCAGACAGTGAAAGTGTTGATCACACCACTTCAAGTGAAGATTCAGAAGTCGATTGGATGTTTCGAGAAAATCTGAGCAATGACAGTACAAACTATTCAGATGGGTCGATCTCAGACGAAGAGGGATTGATAGAAATCGCGCTTCCAACAGGTCACTATGTAGACTCACAGAGAGCACAAGAGCAACAGTCCTGGTATGGGTTTCAGCAGAAATGGACGGATTGTTCGTTAGAATCTCATTTCAGACACCAAAATTGGATGGAAATGCTTAATGAAATGAATGACGATAATTTTATCGAAATCGATCTTTGCATGGGTTCAATCAAGTGTTCAAGGTTTGAAATTCAAGCATAA
- the LOC130806043 gene encoding transmembrane emp24 domain-containing protein p24beta2-like, translating into MEESRRIRKMVIGILFLWSLRLLGGANGLRFVIDREECFSHKVEYEGDTVHFSFVVIKADTPWHSENEGGVDLVVKGPDNDQMHDSRDKTSEKYEFIAYKKGVYHFCFSNKSPYHETIDFDVHVGHYGYFDHHAKDEHLSPVYEQIAKLEEALYNIQFEQHWLQAETDRQAIINEGMSQRAMHKAFFESAALIGASVLQVYLLKRLFERKLGTSIV; encoded by the exons ATGGAAGAAAGTAGGAGGATAAGGAAGATGGTAAttgggattttatttttatggagTTTAAGATTATTAGGAGGAGCAAATGGGTTGAGATTTGTAATTGATAGAGAAGAATGTTTTTCTCACAAGGTTGAATATGAAGGTGATactgttcatttttcatttgttgttaTCAAGGCTGATACTCCTTGGCATTCTGAGAATGAAGGAGGTGTTGATCTTGTg GTGAAAGGACCCGACAATGATCAAATGCACGACTCACGTGACAAAACTAGCGAGAAGTACGAGTTCATCGCTTACAAGAAGGGGGTTTATCATTTTTGCTTTTCTAACAAGTCCCCATATCACGAGACCATCGACTTTGACGTGCATGTTGGCCACTACGGATATTTTGACCATCACGCAAAAGATG AGCATTTGAGTCCTGTGTATGAACAGATCGCTAAATTGGAGGAAGCTCTTTACAACATACAATTCGAACAACATTGGCTACAGGCTGAGACCGACCGCCAAGCAATAA TTAACGAAGGAATGAGCCAAAGAGCAATGCACAAGGCATTCTTTGAATCAGCAGCGCTTATCGGGGCCAGTGTTCTCCAAGTTTACCTGCTCAAACGCTTGTTTGAGCGCAAGCTCGGGACATCCATTGTTTAG
- the LOC130806042 gene encoding uncharacterized protein LOC130806042 isoform X1, which yields MGPKKRRTKQPKLFTVGDTIPIGPGIEFRHDEDDAWYNVQIVLIADTLIVKFVEFPDDEDVQFHVADFIDYDEIFKFLRRFRPLCLQLEGSDCSEVKLGIRVCALLDLGDNGRRYFDAIVEGVKRKEHTIMDGIENCSCSVVLSWMHGPKAGTLTLARVEDLCLIRSQKQLDPRLACFSELVKWKHGITLPKLITEDINQISEGEKPMGEALSHDGDILGYESSEDIDLGGGDRAPAKRRQNRDYNIGSMDKEACSFFVVDNLEKDVTPSTISDFIREQTGVEIDAFVFLSFPSQTYTRGALVVDSDEHLEILCNFVAKSDQMITSSKGRPWVVLDSSANEWVRPSFWCLEPEHQNGKLQSADDGLKVVKLGSEEYRKAEKLRELFLNFTDHQEKLFERLVMEEQRILDG from the exons ATGGGACCCAAAAAGCGAAGAACGAAGCAACCCAAACTATTCACTGTCGGCGACACTATCCCAATCGGACCAGGAATTGAATTCCGGCACGATGAAGATGATGCATGGTACAATGTTCAGATTGTACTAATAGCCGATACTTTAATCGTTAAATTCGTGGAATTTCCAGATGATGAAGATGTCCAGTTTCATGTCGCTGATTTCATCGATTATGACgaaattttcaaatttcttcGACGTTTTCGACCGTTGTGTTTGCAATTAGAGGGTTCGGATTGTTCAGAGGTTAAATTGGGTATTAGAGTTTGTGCTCTTTTGGATTTGGGTGATAATGGCCGACGGTATTTCGACGCCATTGTTGAAGGG GTGAAACGTAAGGAGCATACAATCATGGATGGAATTGAGAATTGCTCGTGTTCTGTTGTTCTTTCATGGATGCATGGTCCAAAAGCAGGGACACTGACATTAGCTAGAGTTGAGGACCTTTGCCTTATTCGGTCTCAGAAACAGCTTGATCCTCGGCTTGCTTGCTTTTCGGAACTAGTTAAGTGGAAACATGGAATAACATTGCCTAAGTTGATCACTGAGGATATAAATCAG ATATCAGAAGGTGAAAAACCGATGGGAGAAGCGTTGTCACATGATGGAG ATATTTTGGGTTATGAAAGCAGTGAAGACATAGATCTCGGAGGAGGAGATCGTGCCCCTGCAAAACGTAGGCAAAATAGAGACTATAATATTGGCTCGATGGATAAAGAAGCATGCTCTTTTTTTGTCGTTGATAATTTGGAAAAGGATGTAACCCCCTCAACAATTTCGGACTTTATACGAGAACAAACCGGTGTTGAAATTGATGCTTTTGTCTTCTTGAGTTTCCCATCACAGACATATACTAGAGGAGCTCTTGTCGTTGATTCTGATGAGCATCTTGAGATTTTGTGTAATTTCGTGGCTAAATCAGATCAAATGATCACATCGTCAAAGGGAAG GCCATGGGTTGTGCTTGATTCTTCAGCAAATGAATGGGTGAGGCCTTCTTTTTGGTGCTTGGAACCAGAACATCAG AACGGAAAGCTGCAGTCAGCTGATGACGGATTGAAAGTTGTCAAGTTAGGGAGCGAGGAATACCGCAAGGCAGAGAAGCTGAGGGAGTTGTTTCTAAACTTCACAGACCATCAGGAGAAACTATTTGAAAGGTTGGTGATGGAAGAGCAACGTATACTAGATGGCTGA
- the LOC130806044 gene encoding putative pentatricopeptide repeat-containing protein At1g12700, mitochondrial, with the protein MSMLMKRFGSSFFIQFIRGSSSLSTGTHSFYQSSTSSSFPSKLGFYYHQTEIDCNDRQLLIQSAIHTFKLGFTNIDDAISMFCRLKSLHPPPSIIVFTQLFTAMLKMKPSPPFSTVIALCKDLHLSIRRPNLYSLNIIANCFCRLGCIDLGFSTLAIIFKLGHQADIVTWNTLLNGLVLLGRLDEAIQLFTKMNNMRILPNVRTYNTLIQGMLVLGHWNNAKELFLKMLNKNVTPSVVSMNILINAFAKLKDFDKALGVLQEISLRGLTPSVVTYNIVIDALCKDNKLAFAIQPFEVMKAYGLKPDVVTWNSLLHGLCKAMQVDEAMGLIDRMVNEGVSPDIVTYNVLIDGLCEVGQLRKAAHVFLSLPSKRLKPDLYTYNIMVKGLCKGDLIDDACELFKKMEDDGCSPDSCTINTLIIGFLNGNHRKKIDATTASLFQGLLTRDNVSDSQKEFIVQILRSKRVCNSLRDSS; encoded by the coding sequence ATGTCGATGTTGATGAAGAGATTTGGATCTTCTTTCTTTATTCAATTTATTCGTGGTTCTTCATCTCTTTCTACTGGTACTCATTCTTTTTACCAATCTTCTACTTCCTCTTCATTTCCGtctaaattagggttttattatCATCAAACAGAAATTGATTGTAATGATCGGCAATTGCTTATTCAATCTGCTATACACACATTTAAATTAGGATTCACTAATATTGATGATGCCATTTCTATGTTTTGTCGTTTGAAATCGCTACATCCTCCACCTTCCATTATTGTTTTCACTCAGCTTTTTACTGCCATGTTGAAGATGAAACCTTCTCCTCCATTTTCAACTGTTATTGCTCTTTGTAAAGACCTTCATTTGTCAATTCGCCGTCCAAATTTGTATTCCCTTAATATAATTGCTAATTGTTTCTGTCGTTTAGGTTGtattgatttagggttttccaCACTTGCCATAATCTTTAAGTTAGGACATCAGGCTGATATTGTCACTTGGAATACATTACTAAATGGTCTTGTTCTTCTTGGTCGGTTGGATGAAGCTATCCAACTCTTTACCAAGATGAACAATATGCGCATTTTGCCCAATGTCAGAACAtataataccttaattcaagGTATGCTAGTTTTGGGACATTGGAACAATGCTAAAGAGCTATTTCTCAAAATGTTGAACAAAAACGTAACGCCTAGTGTCGTTAGTATGAATATTCTAATCAACGCCTTCGCGAAGCTAAAAGATTTCGACAAAGCTCTTGGTGTGCTTCAAGAAATTTCTCTTAGAGGATTAACCCCTAGTGTTGTTACTTACAACATAGTTATTGATGCCTTATGTAAGGACAATAAACTTGCTTTCGCTATCCAACCTTTCGAGGTAATGAAGGCGTATGGACTCAAGCCTGATGTAGTTACTTGGAATTCGTTACTCCATGGCTTATGTAAAGCTATGCAGGTTGATGAGGCAATGGGATTGATAGATAGAATGGTGAATGAAGGGGTGTCTCCCGATATTGTTACGTACAATGTTCTAATAGACGGTTTATGTGAAGTCGGACAACTTAGAAAAGCTGCACATGTGTTTTTATCTCTACCATCTAAAAGATTAAAGCCTGATTTGTATACCTATAATATAATGGTTAAAGGACTTTGTAAAGGGGATTTAATTGATGATGCTTGTGAACTCTTCAAGAAAATGGAGGACGATGGATGTTCTCCGGATTCATGTACCATTAACACACTTATTATCGGATTTCTAAATGGTAATCATCGTAAAAAGATTGATGCTACCACAGCTTCATTGTTTCAAGGTTTACTAACTCGTGACAATGTTAGCGATTCACAAAAGGAATTTATTGTACAAATTTTGAGGTCTAAACGTGTATGTAATTCACTTCGTGattcaagttga